The segment tgctccctgcagagcatcCCACAACAATCACCCAAGGCAATGGCCGTgctcccttctcctgcaggaatACACCATTATGGAGAGGGTGATCCCATGGATGTTTATTAATCATGAATTCCTGAATAATACCAAGGAAAACCCTCAGCCTCTGTGCTGAGGTCCTCCAGCAGAGCAGTGGAAGGGATCAACAGGCTCAGACTGCTGTGTTCCTGGTGTCATCATTGCTGTGggctgttttttctttctgctacTCAAAGACCCTCTGAAGGTAGAGACGGAGGGACCCCACTGTACAGAGCCTCCAGCAGCTCGCCATGGAGCAGAccctccaggagctccctgcCAAGAAGTAGATGAAGGGTTTGATGCTGCTGTTGATGCTGGCGAGCAGGAAAACAGCCTGGGAGGGCACATCGATGTAAccgagctgctgcaggaaattgCAGAAGCTGAGGAGAAGAGTTAACAGCACAGTGACGTGGATAACCACGTCACGCCtcttgggctgctgctgctgggagccccaCTTGGCCCTAATGAAGTCAATTGTGCCAGAAATGGCCACGGGTGCAGCAAAGAAGAGCAGGATACTGGTGTAAAGGGAGATGAGAGGCACACGGCAGTGCTCCTGCTCTTGTGATTGACACAGGAATATCACCGAGGGAATGACAGTGAAGAGAGCAAAGAAGGCCCAGGACTGAACACTCCCCACCACCAACCACATTCGCTCAGAAAGCTCCTTGCGGCAGCGCCGTAGGATCTTGTCCATATACTGCACAGTGCCACCAGGCCTCAGCCAGAACAGCCCCCAGTAGTAGGAGACCACTgacagctggaaaaggaaacGCAGGTACAGCATGGGCATgacaggagagcaggacacgTCCTCCACCAGGAAGAGGAAGGCAATGGGGACtgtgaggagaaggaagaggaagtCAGCGACAGCCAGCTTAAAGATGCCAGAGTTATAGCTTTTCAGGTTGAGGAGCCAGAGGACAGCCCCGTTCCCAGCCAGCCCACAGAGGCAGATGAGCAGAGTCACACTGTGTGTGGCCATGGTGGATACATCTGTCTCACACAGATGGTCCCCTTCAGTGGGTGAGAGAGGACGTGGGGACACGGTGGTCACctccatggatggatgctggGCAGGCAATGGGATGTGGCCCGTGGCTGTGGTCAGAGTGGATGGGCAGTCAGTGCTTGGAGAATCCAGGgatgcagctcctcagcagctccctgcagcggGAAGGAAACAATGGGGAGGAGTGAGATGtgcagggaaggagggcagTAGAGATTCAGGGGTGAGAGAAAGAGGTGGGAGGGTTGGGCTCTttgagcacagggcagaggagggggacaggggagggcACTGCGGTCTCCGGGAGAGGGAGGCAggaacagagcagctgctgcaggagaggaagGTGGGGTAGGGAGGAAGGAAACCATTCCACTGACCTGTtccctgtggggcagcagcaggcaaaggGGTCTGTGAGGATCAGCAGCGCTTCCTGGTCCCTCTTGCTCCTTTGGGATCCACGTCCTAAAGCGGCTCCTGGCAGGTCAGTGACATGAAGGAGAAAGTGCCCAGATCACCAGGagctccccattcccatcctgcTCACTCTCTCCGTGTCTGGTCCCGCTGTTTTTTCACAAGGCTCGGTGCAGTCAGGGGGCAGTTGGAAGGGGTTGTACAGCTTCGGCTTGCTCAGAGTTCCACAGGCTCAGAGTTATTGATCtcgggtttgttttttttttcctatgaatcAAGtggtctttttctttcttgtgacAGACGACGCCTCGCTTCTGAAAATTTTTAGAAGTTTATTAAACTATAACAAGGGACAAGGTAAAAGGAACAGTGCTCGGTGCCCACTCGCAGCCAGAGGCACGGCCAGAGGCACACTGCCCAAAATCGTAGAAGGCTTTCTACCCGCTTGCTAAGCCACTCCCCTGGTAATCCATCCCCCACATGTTCCGCTTTTCCAACACAGCTCCTCCTCCGTCCCGCCCTCCCGGAGCTTGTGCAGCGCTTCGGGCTTGGACTCCCCGCAGTGGTCAGAGATCACCATTACAGCTTTCAACATGAACACAGTACTCGTTCTAGAAAAACTCCAAAGCTTAAAAAAACTTCCAAAAAATGAAAGATGCTCCCTGTGATCCCAACCCCTCACCTGCCATCCAGAGGCACCAGAcctgcagggatttgggaaatCACTGCCACCCCATGCTGGGTGTGTCCCCAGGGATTAAGGTGTCCCATGCTTTGCAGGCAAGAGCTCCCTGAAAGCACCATGAAACTCATCTGCTGAGCCAAAGGAGATGGAGTTCATTCCCTGGGGCTGAGGCCATGAGGGTCATTCCATGGGGAATAGAGCTGGGGaacagcactgagcccagctgcacTGCTTGGAGCCTCGTGGATCCAGGAGGGTGGAGGAAATCCATGCTCCAATGtgctccctgcacagcaggCCAAAAAAATCATCCAAGGCAATGCTCCTGCAGGAATACACCACCACGGAGAGGGTGATCCTGTGGATATTTATTGGTCACGTGACTCAATGAAACCCTCAGCCACTCTCCTGGGGCCCTCCAGCAGAGCAGTGGAAGGGATCAACAGGCTCAGACTGCTTTGTCTGTGGTGTTATCATCACTGTGGTCAGTTTTTTCTTTTGGCTCCTCAAAGATTCTCTGAAGGGAGAACAAGAGTGACGTTACGGAGAAGGGTCTCCTGCACCTCCCTGCCAAGAAGTAGATGAAGGGTTTGATGCTGCTGTGGAGGCAGGTGAGCAGGAAAATGACCTGGGAGGGCACATCAATGTAAccgagctgctgcaggaaattgTAGAAACtgaggaggagggtgaggagCAGAATGAGGACGATAACGATGTCGCGCCTCTTgggttgctgctgctgggagccccgCTTGGCCTTAATGAAATCGATTGTGCTGGAAAAGAATATAGGTGCAACAAAGAGGAGCAGGATGATGGTGTACATGGAGATGAGAGGCAGTCGACAGTGTTCCTGCTCGTGTGATGGGCACAGGAATGTCACTGCAGGAATGACAGCAAAGAGAGCAAAGAAGGCCCAATATTGGACACTCTCCACCACCCACACCAGTCGCTCAGGAAGGTTGGAATGCCAGCAGAGCTTCCAGAGTTTGTACACGTACTGCACATTGCTGTTGAGCATCAGCCGGAACAGCCCCCAGTAGTAGGAGACCACAgacagctggaaaaggaaacGCAGGTACAGCAGGGGCAGGATGGGAGAGCAGGACACGTCCTCCACCAGGAAGGCGAGGGCGGAGGGGACCgcaaagaggaggaagagggaatCGGCAACAGCCAGGTCAAAGATGCCATAGCTGGGGATTTTCAGGTTGAGGAGGCCGATGACAGCACCGTTCCCAGCCAGCCCACAGAGGCAGATGAGCAGTGTCACATTGTGTATGGCCACAGTGGTGACATCTGTCTCACACAGATTGTCTCCTTTTGTGGTTGAGGCGGGAGATGGAGACACGGTGGTCACctccatggatggatgctgggcaggcagtgggatgtgGCCCCTGGCTGTGGTCAGCGTGGATGGGCAGTCAGTGCTTGGAGAATCCAGGGATGGACCATGtggctcctcagcagctccctgcaggggGAAGGATTCAGTTGGGAGGAGTGAGATGTGCAGAGGAGAAGGGCGGTGGAAATTGTGGACTGGGAGATGGAGGCATTAAAGTTGGGCAGTTCAGCAGGGAATGCAGAAGGGAAGTGCAGGGCAAAGGacgagggagctggggagggcacTGCAGTCTCCCGGAGAGGGAGGCAggaacagagcagctgctgcaggagaggaagGTGGGGTAGGGAGGAAGGAAACCATTCCACTGACCTGTTCtctgtggagcagcagcaggcaaaggGGTCTGTGAGGATCAGCAGCGCTTCCTGGTCCCTCTTGCTCCTTTGGGATCCACGTCCTAAAGCGGCTCCTGGCAGGTCAGTGACATGAAGGAGAAAGTGCCCAGATCACCAGGagctccccattcccatcctgcTCACTCTCTCCGTGTCTGGTCCCGCTGTTTTTTCACAAGGCTCGGTGCAGTCAGGGGGCAGTTGGAAGGGGTTGTACAGCTTCGGCTTGCTCAGAGTTCCACAGGCTCAGAGTTATTGATCtcgggtttgttttttttttcctatgaatcAAGtggtctttttctttcttgtgacAGACGACGCCTCGCTTCTGAAAATTTTTAGAAGTTTATTAAACTATAACAAGGGACAAGGTAAAAGGAACAGTGCTCGGTGCCCACTCGCAGCCAGAGGCACGGCCAGAGGCACACTGCCCAAAATCGTAGAAGGCTTTCTACCCGCTTGCTAAGCCACTCCCCTGGTAATCCATCCCCCACATGTTCCGCTTTTCCAACACAGCTCCTCCTCCGTCCCGCCCTCCCGGAGCTTGTGCAGCGCTTCGGGCTTGGACTCCCCGCAGTGGTCAGAGATCACCATTACAGCTTTCAACATGAACACAGTACTCGTTCTAGAAAAACTCCAAAGCTTAAAAAAACTTCCAAAAAATGAAAGATGCTCCCTGTGATCCCAACCCCTCACCTGCCATCCAGAGGCACCAGAcctgcagggatttgggaaatCACTGCCACCCCATGCTGGGTGTGTCCCCAGGGATTAAGGTGTCCCATGCTTTGCAGGCAAGAGCTCCCTGAAAGCACCATGAAACTCATCTGCTGAGCCAAAGGAGATGGAGTTCATTCCCTGGGGCTGAGGCCATGAGGGTCATTCCATGGGGAATAGAGCTGGGGaacagcactgagcccagctgcacTGCTTGGAGCCTTGTGGATCCTGATGGGAGGAGGAAAGCCATGCTCCAatgtgctccctgcagagcagcccacAACAATTACCCAAGGCAATGCCCGTgctcccttctcctgcaggaatACACCACCACGGAGAGGGTGATCCTGTGGATATTGATTAATCTGGAGACTCAAGGAAAACTTCAGTCACTCTCCTGGGGTCCGCCAGTAGAGTTGTGGAAGGGATCAACAGACTGAGACCTCTGTGTCCATGGCAGGATCATTGCTGTGGGccattttttcttttggctCCTCAAAGACTCTTTGGAGGGCGAGCCAGAGGGACTGCACGGAGCAGGccctccaggagctccctgcCGAGAAGTAGATGAAGGGTTTGATGCTGCTGTAGATACAGGCGAGCAGGAAAACCACCTCTGAGGACGCAGCAATGTAACCaaggtgctgcaggaaattGAAGATGCCGAGGAGGAGAGTGAGGAGCACAGTGAGGATGAGAACGATGTCGAGCCTCTTgggttgctgctgctgggagccccaCTTGGCCTTAATGAAATCGATTGTGCTGGAAATTACCACGGGAGCAGCAAAGAAGAGCAGGATGATGGTGTTCATGGAGATGAAAGCTGCCCGGCAGTGCTCCTGCTCATGAGAAGGGCACAGGAATGTCACTGCAGGAGTGACAGTGAAGAGAGTAAAGAAGGCCCAGTACTGGACACTGTCCACCACCCACAACAGGCGCACAGGAAGGTCCCAGTGGCAGCAGAGTTTGCAGAGCTTGTCCATATACCGCACATTCCTGCTGCGCATCAGCCAGAACAGCCCCCAGTAGTAGGAGCCCACTGATAGCTGGAAAAGGAAGTTCATGAACATCAAGGGCATGATGGGAGCGCAGGACACTTCCTCCACAAGGATGAGTAGGGCAGAGGGGACtgcaaagaggaggaagagcaaGTCCATGACAGCCAGGTCAAAGATGCCAGCGTTATGGATTTTCAGGCTGAGGAGGCCGATGACAGCCCCGTTCCCAGCCAGCCCACAGAGGCAGATGAGCAGTGCCGCACAGTGTATGGCCACACTGGTGACATCTGTCTCACACAGATTGTCTCCTTCAGTGGGTGACATGGAAGATGGGGACACGGTGCTCACCTCCATGGATGGAcgctgggcaggcagtgggatgtgGCCCCTGGCTGTGGTCAGAGTGGATGGGCAGTCAGTGCTTGGAGAATCCAGtatcagcagctccctgcagtgggaaggaTTCAGTGGGGAGGAGTGAGATGTGCAGGGGAGGGGGGTGGTGGGAATGgtggggtgggagagggaggTGTGTGGGTTGGGCTGCTTTGCAGGGGATTGATAAATAAGAGAGTATAAATATTTTCAACTACCCTGAAGTTGCTTTAAAACTAACTGGGCAGAaagataaatggatgtaaagATGTGGACACACGTTGATAAACATGGCTGGAGGCAGTGCAGAAACAGATAAGGGGttctgcagtggttttgggGCAAGTTCTGTTACAAGAAGCAAGAGCACATGGCCAAATGAAAAGTTCAAGGCAGGGTCTCCTGTAACATCTGAGCACTCAGAGAATGAGACCACCAAAAGCACCTCTGAATGATCCTCCAGGGCCATCAAATGATGCACAGTAGCAAGTGGATGCATGGAAATGAATTCTAGGAAAATGGTGTTTATGTACTAGGTAAGAAAAGCTTTTTAACGTCTCTGTATGGTTATAGTGGATAAAAACACTGTCGTAAAGTCtgaaaacacacacagaaataaGGAGAGATCCTTCTGCGTGTCCTGCTGCCTAATAATTCCCTTGGTAACACTATTAGTTGTGGTGAGGAATTTATTCTGTCTGATTTTGGCATTACtcccatgccatgccatgccatgccatgccatgccatgccatgccatgccatgccatgccatgccatgccatgccatcccatcccatcccatcccatcccatcccatcccatcccatcccatcccattccatcccattccatcccatcccatcccaatgGTTTCCCAGTCAGAGGTCACTCCCTGGCTGCACGTGTGGCCTgttgggctctgctgctgtccagTGGGAGATTTGGGATTGCTGGCAcccagagccctcctgccccctccagcccctgtctgcctgATGCCTTGGGGTGGCTCCCAGGGACAGAGGCCAGACAAGGGGAAGAGAATAAAAGCAGGCATTTCTGAAAGGCCTTCAGAAGGTTCACCGTGGGCAGTCAAAGCCTCCGAGAGGAGCTACACCCAAAATGGACAATGGTGATGAGTTTTTCAGACAGatataagtttggtccattaACAAACCAGGGGTTAAtcctccaattacagcttcaggtaatgaagtcatttaccccCAGTTTGCCCTCCCCAATTCACTTTTGTCTTGACTTTGCTGGGCTGGTGGCGGTAGAATGTCCTTGAATTTCAGGCCTAGagggattgttttgtctgaccaaAATGTGACGACATATTACATTGCAAGACACATACTTCTTGCTCTTATGGCATCCATATCCCAAAGTGGATCCTCCCAGGTCAGTACCATGCAGAAGGATGTCCCCAGATCACCAGGAGTTCCCCactcctgtccctctgtgccctgTCCTGGTGTTGCTCTCCAAGACTCAGTGGGGTCACATGGCAGTCAGAAGCGGTTTTCCAACTTTGGCTAGGTCAGAGTTAAACAGCCTTATGGTTTTTggtacaaaggaaaaaaaaaaaaaaccaaaacaaacaagcaaacaaacaaacacaaaaacccaaacctctTTGTCTTTGTGAATGGCTCCTCATTTCCTCCTGATTAGAAACACTCCTTCCCAGGAGAATGTCCATTCTCTGACAGCCTTCCCTTTCCCAAAAGGGAAGGGTTTCTGACATTCCTGGTTTCTTTTCCCTGAGGGGTCATTGTCCCTCCAGAAGCAGAGGgatgctggtggtgctggcggCTCTGGAAtgctgccagtgctggcagTGTTGGTGAGGCAGCTGGGAGCTTCTCAGAATCAAGTGCCAATATGGTAATACCTCCATGATCATTGCCAAAACTTGCTCAGGGCCAAACtacccagagctgctctccattctaTCCCTCATCCCTACTCCTCATTCCCCGTTCCCTCCAGGCTCTCCATCCTCACCCCATCTTATCACATCCCACAGCTTTCTCAGATGGAGCCGCTCCCCCGCACCAATCACGGCTTGTCAGGCTCTGCTGTCCTCTAGTGGGGAGATACGGGGTTTCTGGTATCCAGACCCCCTCCAACCACCTCTGAGCCTCTCCTGACCCCTCCGAAACCACCTTCAACACCCCAGACCATCCCCAGAGCCCCATTTTCCACCCAACAGCCCTGATCCTGCCCCGCTCCAGCCAGGACTCCCAGCAGGGTCTCTGCTCCTCCTGGTCATAGGAGGtccaaggagggaggaagaaagcCCAGCTCCAGCATGCTCCTCAGGAGCTCAGAGGATGATAAATGtggctggagccagtgcagaaACAGATTAGCAAGCCTGCAGGGGATGTGGGgcaaatgctccctgtggatcccTTTTCATCTCCTCactgggccaagggctgggcctggagcactgggggatcggcccaggagCCGTCGGCGTTCGGGGATCAGCCGAGGGCAGCAGACGggagagatcccagctcggAGAGGCCCCACTCCCAGGGAGCTTCTGCTCAGCGCTGCtgggcccaggagagctccaagggtcTCCTTTTGGGCCGCTGCTCACAGGCCCCAAGGGATGGGCGTCACTCACAGCAATGTTTCACCCTGGCCACACTTCGGGCAGGCAGCTCTCTGGGAAAGTGGGagagcagggatgctgtggccttcagggaaggaaaacaattccCAAGGCTGTTGATAAAGGCCCAGGAGGTGGTTGGACAGCAGcagttcctgggagcagagggtgtTTCTGATCAGCgccagagcagctgagcccaggggctgctcctcaaGGCTGAGGCCTCACAAGCACGGATCAGAGCCCAGAGCGGCCTggaaaggggctggggatgccccagcacagggagggtgACACTGTGGGCATTTACTGACCAGGAGACTCAAGGAATCTCtcagccactgtcccagggtccTTCAGCAGTGCAGTGGATGGGATCAACAGGCTCAGGCCTCTGTGTCCATGGTAGGTTCAGTGCTGTGGGCAGTGTTTTCTTTTGGCTCCTCGAACACCCTGTGGATCGCCTTCCTTAGGGACTGCACAGAggagtgcctcctgcagctctgcatggAGCAGTgtctccagcagcccctcatGGAGTAggctctcttccagctccccaCCAAGAAGTAGATGAAGGGTTTGATGCTGCTGGTGATGCAGGTGAGCAGGAAAACCACCTGGGAGGGCACAGCCGTGTAGccgagctgctgcaggaaagaccAGAGACTGAGGGGCAGACTGAAGAGTGCAACGAGGACGATAACAATGTCGAGCCTCAtgtgttgctgctgctgggagccaggcttGAACTGAATGAAGAGGATTGTGCTGGAAATGACCATGGGTGCAGCAAATAGGAAGAGGTTGAGGGCATACATGGAGGTGAGAGCCACCCGGCACTGCTTCTGCTCGTGTGACTGGCACTGGGAAGTCACTGTGGGATTGACAGCGGTGACAACAAACAGGAGGACCCAGAACAGGACACTCATCACCACCAAAACCAGTCGCTCAGGAAGTTGGCAACCACAGAAAAACAAGCATAGGATGGACCTGCACCTCTGAATGCTGATGAACATCAACCGGTACAGCCCCATGGTGTAGGAGAACAGCGACAGATAGAAAAGAAAACTCAAATACATAAGGGGCATTATAGCAGAGCAGGACACTTCCTCCACAAGgaagagcaggctggaggggaccataatgatgaggaagaggaagtcGGTGATGGCCTGGTTGAAGACAAAGTCGGTGTTGGGATTAatgtggaggagctggaggaaagCCCCATTCCCAACCAGCCCACAGAGGCCGACGAGCAGGGTCACAAGGTGCATGGCCACGCTGGAAACATTGATGTCACACTGACCAGGCCCATCGTTGGGTGCGGTGAAGAAAGGGGACACAGTGCTCACctccatggatggatgctgggcaggcagtgggatgtgGCTCCTGGCTGTGGTCAGCGTGGATGGGCAGTTAGTGCTTGGAGAATCCAGGGATGGACCATGaggctcctcagcagctccctgcagagggAAGGATTCAGTGGGGAGGAGTGAGATGTGCAGGGGAGGACGGTGGTGAAAATGATGGGGTGGGAGAGGCAGATGGGTGGTTTGGGATGTTCAGCAGGAGGCAGATAAATAACATAGAGAATAAACATTGTCAGTTCTTCTGAAGTTGTTCAAAAGCAAAGTGGCCAAAACTTAAAAAGATGTGTTACAGATGGATAATGAGACAATTTGCCCTCACAGTTAAGGGATGAATAGTGTTTGAATATTCATAGAAGCTTTATAGATGTATAATTATGTTATTGTAGACTGTTGTGTAGATGTCCCCTCTTCTCCCCATAATCCCCTTTTGCCACTCTGTACTCTTTCCATCACAGAGCCTGAGTCATCTAGGACAGGTACAAAGAAGGGGTGTACAAAGTTTGTTGCTGGGGGGGGAGGTGCAGCATGACAACACCTGGCCCTCCAGTCAAGGTGCAAGAAAGCAGGCTCCACCAATACACACAAAGAAGAGTTGGCAGacagactttgggaggggccaGGTTTAGCTGATGCAACCCCCGGGGCTATCAAAGGAGAAGCATCCATCTTGCAGGTGAGCCCGCCACGTGGTAGGCAGCCATGAGGGAAGCTCCCCGGCCTGCTTCTCCTTATTTACtccttttgctgtatttttggttaaggtttaataaacctttaataattttaataaatggGTGATTGTTTCTCACAGGATGTAAAggctggcacacaggaggataAACGTGGCTGGAACCAGTGCAGGAACAGATAAGGAGGCCTGCAGTGGTTTGGGGCAATTTTAGGAACAAGAGGCAACAGTGCATGGCCAGAGGAAAAGTTCAAGGCAAGGCCACCTGTAATATGGCAGCATTCATTGAATATGACCACCAGAGAGACCCCTCTTTATAAATCTCCAGGATCATAAAAGGACTTCCTGGAGGAGGGGGATGCATGGAAATGAGTTCTAGGAAAATGGTGATTATAttatagaaaagaaaaactttgaATGCCTACATATGGTTATAATGGATTAATACCCTGTTGTAAAGTCTCACCATACACACAAAATACAAGACGAGATCCATCTGTGTCCTGTGCAGGTAAAGAATTCCTGCTTCCTCATGCTTTGCATTGTGTTAGAAAGTTTGTTCTGGCCCTTTTCACTACAAGGATAGAGACGGGATGCACAGGAGAAGAGAGGGCTTGGGGAGGGCACTGCGGTCACGGGAGAGGGTGGCAGgaagagagcagctgctgcaggagaggaagGTGGGGTAGGGAGGAAGGAAACCATTCCACTGACCTGTtccctgtggggcagcagcaggcaaaggGGTCTGTGCAGATCAGCGGTGCTTCCTGGTCCCTCTTGCTCCTTTGGGATCCATGTCCTAAAGCGGCTCCTGGCAGGTCAGTGACATGAAGGAGAAAGTGCCCAGATCACCAGGAGCACCCCATTCCCATCCAGCTGGCTctctctgtcccctgtcctgccACTGTTTTGCAAGAGTCAGCGGGAGAGTCGGAAATTAAATCTTTGGCTACGTCAGAATTTCACTTCCTGGGAGTTATTTGTCTTGAACATTTTTCCGGCCATACAGGAAGTAGCTCGAcatgcagatttctttgaatgGCTTCTCATTTCCTCCTGACTAGAAACTGTTTTGAAAATGGGACATTCTCCAAATGCTTTCCCTCTCTCAGCAAGTTTCTACCATTCCTCCTTTATCTACCCTGAGGGGTCATtgtccctccagcagcagagagctgctgctgctgctggtggcgCTGGaatgctggcagtgctggaagtGATCACAGCACTGTGCAAGCATCTGAGTGCTTCTCAGAAACAACTCCCATTCTGGGAAAAGGTCTGGGATCATTGCCAAAACCTTCCCTGGCCACAAGAAAGGAAACTGAGTTGAGAATTCAATTTCTGTCATTGCAATGCAGGCTCACAGAGCCCAAGGGAAGGACAGCACTCAGTTGCTTGCAGCCAGGTCATCAGCCCTTAGAGCCCACCCTAATCATTGCCAGTCTCCTTGATGATGCAATGAAAGCTATTACAGaccagattttggggttttgtgatCCCCTTTCCAGCCCTTCATTAGggctcatcctcctcctcctcagacATGGGAGCACTTGTGTTTGTTTTTACCTGACCCCAGCCCTCAGGTCAACCTGTggcagggcctcaccaccctcacagggaaggatttcttcccaacATCCAATCTGACCCcaccctctggcagtgggaaaccattgccccttgtcctgtcactccatgcccaTGTCCAAAGTCCTGTCTCcacctctcctggagcccctttagctCCTGGATCATTAAGTGTTTGACCTAGAAAGGattgggctggtgggagatgtgagATTCCATAGCTGAGGACACAAATGTCGTGTCAGCAGGGAAGAGAGGGGACAGTTCTGGTCCCAGGGCCACCACACATGCCAGTTTCCAGGAGGAGCATCCCAGATCCCTGAGGCACACGTCAGCCTGGGAAGGAATCATCTCACCTCAGCTTTCTAGGCATTCCTTGGAATTCACGGTAGGCTGCTGACTGACAGCCAAGGGAGTGTAGAGGATGACTCAGAGGAAACCTGCAACTTTTTAAGGATTAAAACCAAGAGAGCAGCATGGATTTGCTTCTTCTCAGAAGAAACGACATTGCTGAAATCCTAAAtcatccctctgctctgtgctccagCTCAAGCACAGAATTTATTATTGTATGAATATCTTAGAAACGGTGTGCTGAAGGTCCAGTACCACTGAATTTGGGGTATACAAGTGGGAAAACGAGTTTCAAACAGACATCAAAGTTTAACAGGACATTTGTAGTGCAGGGTCTTAAGGATCCATCCCAGGAACGAGAGGGTGCAAGTTCAGGCTGTTCAAAAGACAAAATTTTGGTATTGGGGTTGCTTTAAAACAGAAGAGAAGTTGACATGGAGACAAACTGCTTTGGCCACAGGTCTGGCTGCTGAGGCTCTCTCCTGTTGCTCATTTCCTGGGCAGAGTGAAGAGCAgatgaggagcagagccctgatCCCGTGCCAGGCTCTGAAGCAGTTCCCTGCTTGTGAGAGCCCTGGAGCACAcgaggcagcagggagagcaggggctgtggcaggagctgggacagagcccgCGCCGGACGCTGCTCGGGCTCAGCCCGCGGGCTTCGCTCTCCTTTCCAAGGGACCATTGCAGGAACCTGCTGAAGATCCCaacccagggacagcagctggagTGTGGGGGGTGAGGTGAGTGCCCTGCGGGGAAGTTCTCCAGGCTGCGAGAGGAAACAAGGGCAGACTCTTCTCATTCACCTTAATCAGTGCCTCCTCATTGGGTGGAATCTGGTTATTGATTTTTGGAAGCAGAATTGAGGTCTGTAGGGAATGAAAAGCTATAAATATtgtgggaaaagggagggaataTT is part of the Passer domesticus isolate bPasDom1 chromosome 6, bPasDom1.hap1, whole genome shotgun sequence genome and harbors:
- the LOC135303738 gene encoding proto-oncogene Mas-like; the protein is MEVSTVSPFFTAPNDGPGQCDINVSSVAMHLVTLLVGLCGLVGNGAFLQLLHINPNTDFVFNQAITDFLFLIIMVPSSLLFLVEEVSCSAIMPLMYLSFLFYLSLFSYTMGLYRLMFISIQRCRSILCLFFCGCQLPERLVLVVMSVLFWVLLFVVTAVNPTVTSQCQSHEQKQCRVALTSMYALNLFLFAAPMVISSTILFIQFKPGSQQQQHMRLDIVIVLVALFSLPLSLWSFLQQLGYTAVPSQVVFLLTCITSSIKPFIYFLVGSWKRAYSMRGCWRHCSMQSCRRHSSVQSLRKAIHRVFEEPKENTAHSTEPTMDTEA
- the LOC135303735 gene encoding mas-related G-protein coupled receptor member H-like; translation: MEVTTVSPSPASTTKGDNLCETDVTTVAIHNVTLLICLCGLAGNGAVIGLLNLKIPSYGIFDLAVADSLFLLFAVPSALAFLVEDVSCSPILPLLYLRFLFQLSVVSYYWGLFRLMLNSNVQYVYKLWKLCWHSNLPERLVWVVESVQYWAFFALFAVIPAVTFLCPSHEQEHCRLPLISMYTIILLLFVAPIFFSSTIDFIKAKRGSQQQQPKRRDIVIVLILLLTLLLSFYNFLQQLGYIDVPSQVIFLLTCLHSSIKPFIYFLAGRCRRPFSVTSLLFSLQRIFEEPKEKTDHSDDNTTDKAV
- the LOC135303734 gene encoding mas-related G-protein coupled receptor member H-like: MEVSTVSPSSMSPTEGDNLCETDVTSVAIHCAALLICLCGLAGNGAVIGLLSLKIHNAGIFDLAVMDLLFLLFAVPSALLILVEEVSCAPIMPLMFMNFLFQLSVGSYYWGLFWLMRSRNVRYMDKLCKLCCHWDLPVRLLWVVDSVQYWAFFTLFTVTPAVTFLCPSHEQEHCRAAFISMNTIILLFFAAPVVISSTIDFIKAKWGSQQQQPKRLDIVLILTVLLTLLLGIFNFLQHLGYIAASSEVVFLLACIYSSIKPFIYFSAGSSWRACSVQSLWLALQRVFEEPKEKMAHSNDPAMDTEVSVC
- the LOC135303736 gene encoding mas-related G-protein coupled receptor member H-like encodes the protein MEVTTVSPRPLSPTEGDHLCETDVSTMATHSVTLLICLCGLAGNGAVLWLLNLKSYNSGIFKLAVADFLFLLLTVPIAFLFLVEDVSCSPVMPMLYLRFLFQLSVVSYYWGLFWLRPGGTVQYMDKILRRCRKELSERMWLVVGSVQSWAFFALFTVIPSVIFLCQSQEQEHCRVPLISLYTSILLFFAAPVAISGTIDFIRAKWGSQQQQPKRRDVVIHVTVLLTLLLSFCNFLQQLGYIDVPSQAVFLLASINSSIKPFIYFLAGSSWRVCSMASCWRLCTVGSLRLYLQRVFE